The genomic DNA TGGAAGCAACTACGGCTAATCAACCTATAATTCTCAGATCTGTTCCAGAAACTAATCAAACAccgaaatcaaaccaaacacgACTTGAATTATTACTCTGTTTAGAGGTCACAACAACCTAAACCATTTAATGATTGGAATTGAATAGATCTATTGAAAATTGAACAACTTTAAAAGATTAGAAAAAGGAATCAGATCCTAAACCTCGGCAAAATGGCATAGAAACAGACTACCACGGAGAACACCTCCGGAGATTTATCGGATTAAAAGAGGAAACCAAATCGTGGACGTGAAGTTTGCTATTTCGatccacagagagagagagagagataaaagtaGAGAGAAAACACAGAAgcgaagagagaaagaagattttttttgccGTGCTTTGGTCGTAtattaaaagtgaaaaagatagaagaagctgacgaagaagaaagagtacaAGAGACCGCAGCCCATATGGTGTTTTCTAACCAATTGAAGAGCGACACGTAGCGGATGATGTGTTAGAGGCAGTTCTAGACTTTTTTGTCAGTGGAAGTTTTCGATTGGGACTTTGGTACTTGGGCGGCGGTGTCAAAGTGCAACTTGGTCTGATGACCACGTGGCTTATGTTACTTTGTTTAAACGGCTGAGATTGGATCTTCCGACTGTCAAATAGAAAAGTAGTGGGCTTATATGGGCTAACcttatattttgataataattGCAAATGGGCTGCTCCGGTTCGTTAAccaccaaaaaaaggaaaactaaaataaaggtattttgttaaatatattaacttcttttttttggtaggatgTTAAATATAGATATTAACTTGTTTGATGTTAATGTTGAATTGTTGATACAATGATACTTTTGCTTGAATTCAAAGCATATATGCTCCatccattttgtttgtttgagagAATATTCAAGATGCCATTTGTATATATGCCTTTCATGGCTTTGTGTAAACTACGtatcataaaatcatataatttgtaatttgttcataaatatttttaaaaatatatatacattgctTAAGTGTGGTGATTGTATTATTTggtgaatatttttattttcttttttcgtttggTGAAACGAATCCTCGGAAAAGCTTTTCGTGATTCACTTTCCAGTTTtatctcaaactctctctctctcttctcacctCAGCTTCTGTCGTCTCCCCCTCCATCtcccaaatctaaaaaaaattcagaaatttttatttacaattacaAAACACATCAACTTTGGTTCGGTCGTCTTCAATTTTCACCGACACAAACCCccgtcttcttctctcattctctccctTCTTCAATTTTCCCAAAAGGTAAAAACCGCTAACGATCTTctcaattttgtctttttttttacctcttctCGTCGCATTACGTTCATACTCGCCCTTGTGTAATTCTGTATGAATCGAAGATCGGAGTATCTATCTTTCCCCTTACTTTCATATTTCTTTTGCGAGATTTGTTCGTATTTCCCTTGATCGCCACGAAAGTTTTAGATTGTGATtgcttcgtttttttttgtttttcatataataattttggaTAGGATGTTCTGAAAATATAGTTTGATCCGTTTTGTGAATAATACTTATTACTATCAAACAGCTTGAATCTGCAGTGTTCCTTTGTTAATAGCCTCTCATGGCTTCTACGGTTGATCTCAATGTCTTCTCATCAGTCCCTGCTCTTCAGAGTAACCTCGGAGTTTTGTCTCCTgatcaggtttttttttaacctctgCATTTGTCATCTGTTTGTGTGGCGACCTAGTAATCATTCTTCTCCTTGGTTATTTCATTCTGCTTTTGATCTGGTTTTTGTGGCAGATTGAATTGGCAAAGATCTTATTGGAAAATGGTCAGAGTCATCTCTTCCAACAGTGGCCTGGACTTGGTGTCGATGACAAAGAGAAGCTAGCTTTTTTCGAGCaggtgtttttgtttgttatgtgttttttttttcttacatgaCTTCTCAATGTTTTGATGAGTGGACACATAGtaacaagattttgaaaataattgtcTTATTAGATTGCTCTCCTAAATTCGAGTTATCCTGGAGGTTTAGCATCATATATTAAGACTGCGAAAGAGCTTCTCGCTGATTCTAAAGTAGGGAAGAACCCTTATGATGGTTTCTCTCCTTCTGTAAGTTTCATCAAATcatcccttttttttgttgttaagaattcaaatgttttattggTCTCTAttgtttttataacaaaagGGTTCATGTGGTATTTGCAGGTTCCTTCAGGAGAAAATCTTACTTTTGGTGATGAGAATTTCATCGAAATGGAGAAAAGAGGTGTTGTTGAAGCTAGGAATGCTGCTTTTGTTCTTGTTGCTGGTGGTCTTGGCGAGCGTCTTGGTTACAATGGAATCAAGGTAAATATTGAACTATGTTTCATTGACTTATATCAGTATTTGTGTTATATACAATAGTTTTCATCAGCATTGCAATGTGGTAGAAAGACTTATGAAACTGAGGAACATGAACACTTACTTGTCGTTTCGAGATATGCCTGCCAGACATATTTGACCGACCACAAATGTGAATCTTTTTTAGGTGGCACTTCCAAGGGAGACAACTACAGGGACATGCTTCTTGCAGCACTATATTGAATCTATACTGGCTCTTCAAGAATCTAGCAACAAGATCGCTTCTGGtgtgtttcaaattttttttcgaCAATCCCTATTCCTGGCTACAAGATATATGACATAATAACATCTTCACATTCCTGAGAAGTAATCGTGCTGTATATTTCTGCAGATGAAAGTCAAAGAGACATCCCTTTAATTATTATGACATCTGATGATACACACTCACGTACACTGGAGCTATTAGAGTCAAACTCCTATTTCGGGATGAAACCTACTCAAGTACATCTTCTAAAACAGGTAAATGATCAACTACTGAAAGCCCTTTTTTGCTAAAATGTTGAATGTTTTAAGAACCAGTGCACTATTggctactctttttttttctaggaaaAAGTTGCATGCCTTGATGATAATGATGCCAGGCTTGCATTAgacccaaaaaacaaatacaggATCCAGgtatatgtgtttgtgtttacaCTTCCAAAGCTAGTACAATATTTGCAAGCTGACTGTCGTTTTTCTTGTCTATTCATAGACAAAACCTCATGGTCATGGCGATGTTCACTCACTTCTTTATTCCAGTGGCCTTCTTCATAAATGGTACTtcatctattatatatatttttaagtgaATCACATACATTTTGTAAGTTTGTTGCCTATAACACTTTTTATTTGTTGCAATTTCAGGCTTGAAGCCGGTTTAAAATGGGTTCTGTTTTTCCAAGATACAAATGGACTTCTCTTCAATGTTAGTCAGTAGCAGCTTCTCAACTCTTGTGTCTTAAAATATTCATACAGTTTCTGGTTGAAATTCACAGTTGTGCTTCCTTTGGTCCAGGCAATTCCAGCTTCTTTGGGTGTGAGTGCTACCAAACAGTATCATGTTAACTCTCTTGCTGTTCCCCGCAAGGCGAAAGAAGCCATTGGAGGAATTACTAAACTTACCCACGCTGATGGTAACTTAAGTGAATAGTCTCATAATCCATAGTATATATGTTTCTGCTCAATGACACTATTCATTATGGATATAAATGGTTTCCAGGGAGATCTATGGTGATCAATGTGGAGTACAATCAACTTGATCCTCTACTTAGAGCAACTGGATTCCCTGATGGTGACGTTAACTGTGAGACAGGCTTCTCCCCTTTCCCGGGAAATATTAATCAAGTGAGTTGTCTTGTCTTCTACTCAATGATCCCAGATCTGTCTCTGATTTAGAAACTTTGCAAGActcttattattttgtttttgtttttttttaatgtagttgATTCTGGAACTTGGTTCATACAAAGAGGAGTTGCAAAAAACTGAAGGGGCCATCAAAGAGTTTGTTAATCCAAAGTAATTCTTCACTTCTCTCCCCCTTGATTCGTCTTTCCGTATTGTTCCCCTGCTAGAATGTATCATTGTCTAGAAACTCTGATTCTCTGCTTTGACACCTGCTCTCTGGATTATGTAATAGATACAAGGATAGCACCAAAACAGCGTTTAAATCTTCAACTCGTCTAGAGTGCATGATGCAAGATTATCCAAAGACATTGCCTCCTACTGCACGTGTTGGATTCACGGTGATGGATATTTGGCTTGCTTATGCACCTGTCAAGAATAATCCTGAAGATGCTGCTAAGGTAAAATACTATGAACAGAGCAAATATTGATTATTAAAAGTTCACTTCTTAAACCAGTTCTTGTGACTAATCAAGTTGTTCTCGTTTCCTTTCTGACTAAAGGTACCAAAGGGAAATCCATATCACAGTGCAACTTCTGGAGAAATGGCGATTTATCGTGCTAACAGCTTAATTCTTCAGAAGGTAACTATTAGTTGTATCAATCAATCAATGTTTCACATATGCTTCTGAAGTGTCCAATTCGTTTCTTATCTCCCTTGAGAGGCacttgattttattgtatatCCTTACATAAACCGGTTTGAGTCAAACTACTCTAAGTAGTCTTCTCCATGATGGTTTATAGTCTCTAACGCAACATTTATTGTTCTTTGATTTTACGAATTCCCTAGGCTGGTGTCAAAGTAGAAGAGCCTGTGAAGCAGGTCTTGAACGGCCAAGAGGTTGAAGTATGGTCTCGTATCACATGGAAACCCAAATGGGGAATGATCTTCTCTGATATCAAAAAGAAAGTCAGCGGGAACTGCGAGGTCTCTCAGAGATCCACGATGGCTATTAAAGGTCGTAATGTAGTTATCGAAGATCTCTCCTTGGATGGTGCTGTTATAGTAGATTCCATTGATGATGCAGAGGTATGTAACGAGTTCTTGAAAAAGCATCATATGTATTCTATTGTTTATCTCTTTTTGATTATTAAGAGACGTATGTGGTGACATTGTGAAAACAGGTGAAACTGGGTGGTTCGATCAAGAACAATGGTTGGACCATGGAGACAGTAGATTACAAGGACACATCTGTTCCGGAAGAAATAAGAATCAGAGGTTTCAGATTCAACAAAGTGGAGCAACTTGAAAAGAAGTTTACTCAACCTGGAAAATTCTCTGTGGAAGATTGAAGTTATCTTATGTGACACTTTTTATAAGTGTTATTTGGCAATATGATCAAATTAGCAAATTGTAACATTTGTCCTTCTGATGGAgcttaattctttctttttttttttctttttctttgtttctcaacAAACACccaaattctttattttttattttaaatgtttttctaaTTCTTAGTGAcaatttttattcattaaaatattatgaaaatttctgaaaaataaGCATTCAGCACTCACTTAATCTCATACTCTAAAGTTAACTTTCAAAGATTTTCTCATACAACAAGCCCACGTATGGATAATCTCCAACCTCACATAACTATTACATGGCTtggtattattaaaaaaaaaatgaaatttgatgtattacaataaattttcaATAGTTAAATAATCAGAAACATAATCcatgttttgaataaaattttaaatttacaaaatctttaaaacatagATAATTTACTTTAAATCAATATTCCTATTatagcttttaaaaaaaaatttggaataaaAGGCAAAATAGTTATATAcagtaactatatatatttatttttgtgagaAGCACATTCAAAGATACTTCACGTCTAGTGTGAGATGAGCAGTGACGTCAACTAAAAAGATACTTCACGTCATTGACGTGACGTCAACTACATACCAAAATAGTCTGGTTTAGTTTGCTTTGGCTTGACATGGATTAGTTTGGTTTTCTATTCAACTCACCTAACAAACGAACGAGTCACGTTAATTTATAGGAGTACTGTACATCTTTTATCTAAGAATCGTATGACTCCGACTCGTACCACTTCCTCTCGTAGAtattaattattcatttttcGCCAGTGGAGTGAACACAGACCCGTACCATTCGTTCAAGGTCCACGTATCTTAATTAGATATTTAGATGCAAATATTCAAAAGTTAGGtttgatattgtgtttaaagaagAGTCATTATACATTGTTTTCCAACATGAGTGGTCTTAAAGTACTCTAGACTTCAAAGCCTACCGAACTTCCAAATTCTGAaactgaaatatttatatatgtttattagttAGGAATTAGGATGGTACAGAGACAAGGTACGTAGTTTATCTTATACTTTTTAATCCCCACATGTGTCATTGTCTAATAATGCTTGAACGCGACATCGTCCTATTTTAGAAAATTCATAGAAGTATAGTTTTGCATATTGAAGAATACTGATATGTACTTTGAACTTAATGGACCAAATACGAAAGCACCGAAAATTTGACGTGTGTGTTTTGGTCCCAATCCATCTAATATGTTTGGTAAGCTCAAAACTGAATGACACATCGATGTATACGGTATTCAAATTTGTACTCGAAAGGCTAATTAGCCTGACTCTTCTTCTATTTCatttaatatagattttaaatcaaatattttttcttactagttttttcttttttaattaaaaatgtaaaaaatggGTTTAATTTGTAGCAATTAAGAGGTGGAAGAACCCTTGTTGTATAATCTGATTCTCCGGCTTATCTCTTTCTCCAACTCTTCTTTTCCTCCCACTTCTTCCAGTTCCTGCACCATTACCAAAACCCAAACCatggaaacaaaaatcaatccACGTTACATGCAAATTATTAACTTGAtatctcttaattttttaaaaggggTTGTATAGATTCTTGCCTTTGGTCCAAGAAACAGCCCATATGGTACACCCTTGAATTTGTCTGTGTGGTGTAGctgaaaatttaaaaccataTTATAAATCGATAGTACTAGTTatgagataaaagaaagaaaaaaattagaccGTCGGATTATGTACTGCATGGTATTAAACCTGGTGAGCTGCCGCGACCTTTCGGAGGTAAGGGACGTTGGCAATAGGACCGACAGGGAATCTCTTGTGCACGAGTCCATCGTGGACGAACATGTAAGCCATTCCAAACATCGTTATTCCCAGTCCCTGGCATGTCCCATATACAAAAACCAGTCCGCTAAGAGAGTCAGCAAAAACTCCAAAACCAATCGTTTTGAGTGTTTTCCGGATTTTCGAAAATAAACTCTAAAATGAACcgatatttttttatgtaaatataatttattagttctgataaatataaattttttttttatgaaattaaattgtAAAGAAGTCAAAGACCAAttcttttcaggttttggataTTGTCGTcgtaaagagagaaagatagagaaaagACTTACGGCACCGAAGCAAAGACCAGGAACAAGTCCATTATTAAAGAATCCATAATAGAGTAGACCAATCGCAGGAACCGCGTTTATTATAGCGAACACATCGTTTAACTCAAACGCTCCTTCTCTTGGTTTGTGATGAGACTGC from Camelina sativa cultivar DH55 chromosome 2, Cs, whole genome shotgun sequence includes the following:
- the LOC104727645 gene encoding UDP-sugar pyrophosphorylase — protein: MASTVDLNVFSSVPALQSNLGVLSPDQIELAKILLENGQSHLFQQWPGLGVDDKEKLAFFEQIALLNSSYPGGLASYIKTAKELLADSKVGKNPYDGFSPSVPSGENLTFGDENFIEMEKRGVVEARNAAFVLVAGGLGERLGYNGIKVALPRETTTGTCFLQHYIESILALQESSNKIASDESQRDIPLIIMTSDDTHSRTLELLESNSYFGMKPTQVHLLKQEKVACLDDNDARLALDPKNKYRIQTKPHGHGDVHSLLYSSGLLHKWLEAGLKWVLFFQDTNGLLFNAIPASLGVSATKQYHVNSLAVPRKAKEAIGGITKLTHADGRSMVINVEYNQLDPLLRATGFPDGDVNCETGFSPFPGNINQLILELGSYKEELQKTEGAIKEFVNPKYKDSTKTAFKSSTRLECMMQDYPKTLPPTARVGFTVMDIWLAYAPVKNNPEDAAKVPKGNPYHSATSGEMAIYRANSLILQKAGVKVEEPVKQVLNGQEVEVWSRITWKPKWGMIFSDIKKKVSGNCEVSQRSTMAIKGRNVVIEDLSLDGAVIVDSIDDAEVKLGGSIKNNGWTMETVDYKDTSVPEEIRIRGFRFNKVEQLEKKFTQPGKFSVED